A single region of the Nicotiana sylvestris chromosome 6, ASM39365v2, whole genome shotgun sequence genome encodes:
- the LOC138870306 gene encoding secreted RxLR effector protein 161-like: MRYLQRTKDSMLVYKKVDNLDVLVYSDSDFAGFQDTMKSTSGYIFMLGGGAISGKSEKQSITATSIIEVEFIACFETASHAVWMKNFLTKLQIVNFISKPVTIFCDNSAVVLFFKNNKRL; this comes from the coding sequence ATGAGATATCTACAACGCACCAAAGACTCCATGCTTGTGTACAAAAAAGTTGATAATCTGGACGTGCTGGTATATTCAGATTCCGATTTTGCAGGTTTTCAAGATACTATGAAATCAACTTCTGGGTATATTTTTATGTTGGGTGGAGGTGCTATTTCTGGGAAAAGTGAGAAACAGAGCATCACTGCTACATCTATAATAGAAGTTGAGTTTATTGCTTGTTTTGAGACTGCTTCACATGCTGTCTGGATGAAGAATTTTCTTACTAAATTGCAAATTGTGAATTTTATATCTAAGCCGGTGACTATTTTCTGTGACAACAGTGCAGTTGTATTATTCTTTAAGAATAACAAGAGGCTCTAA